The Dendropsophus ebraccatus isolate aDenEbr1 chromosome 10, aDenEbr1.pat, whole genome shotgun sequence genome has a segment encoding these proteins:
- the LOC138766506 gene encoding olfactory receptor 5B12-like produces MSLLLLVCLDSHLHTPMYFFLANLSIVDTMSSTINLHKILLTFITGDNTVTYLACIVQFYIFASLTSHELFILIAMSYDRYVAICWPLNYKVFMNFKICLLLASFCWIFGFIQYIPFIWFVSKISCFTTNIIDHFCCDLVPIMEIACSDLTILETLANTQGLMIYFIIPFLLILTSYIFIIRSIMKIRSSMGRRKAFYTCSSHLTVIVLLYATFIFQYLIPSNSLGSKKLHSLFNMAVVPMLNPFIYSLKNKDVKSAFKRRIEKCKADAFCYIIMGNAIGMKKRV; encoded by the coding sequence ATGAGTCTTCTTCTCCTGGTCTGTCTGGACTCTCATCTTCACACTCCCATGTATTTCTTCCTTGCTAATTTGTCTATAGTGGACACAATGTCCTCCACTATAAACCTGCATAAGATCCTTTTAACATTCATCACTGGAGACAACACAGTGACTTACCTGGCCTGTATAGTACAGTTCTATATATTTGCATCCTTAACATCACATGAACTTTTCATATTGATAGCCATGAGCTATGATCGATATGTAGCTATTTGTTGGCCTTTGAACTACAAAGTTTTCATGAACTTTAAGATTTGTCTTCTGTTGGCCTCATTTTGTTGGATATTTGGTTTTATACAATACATTCCCTTTATCTGGTTTGTATCCAAGATCTCTTGTTTTACCACAAATATCATTGACCATTTCTGTTGTGACCTTGTTCCCATCATGGAAATTGCCTGCAGTGATCTCACAATACTGGAAACATTGGCAAATACCCAAGGACTTATGATATATTTCATCATTCCTTTTCTCCTCATTTTAACATCTTATATCTTTATAATTAGGTCCATAATGAAGATACGTTCCAGTATGGGTAGAAGAAAAGCCTTCTACACGTGTTCCTCACATCTTACAGTCATTGTGTTGCTTTACGCAACTTTCATCTTTCAGTACCTTATACCAAGTAACAGTTTAGGTTCTAAGAAATTGCATTCTTTGTTTAACATGGCAGTTGTCCCCATGCTGAACCCATTCATATACAGCCTCAAGAATAAAGATGTCAAATCAGCTTTTAAAAGGAGGATTGAGAAGTGTAAGGCAGATGCATTCTGCTATATAATTATGGGCAATGCCATTGGAATGAAAAAAAGAGTTTAA
- the LOC138766507 gene encoding olfactory receptor 5B12-like: MKPNQTVTYFIIKGISDVPELQAPIFVLVLIIFVTSLVGNLSLFLLVCLDSHLHTPMYFFLANLSIVDMTSSSVNLHKILLTFITGDNTVSYLACMVQFYIFASLTAHEAFILIAMSYDRYVAICRPLNYKVFMNFKICLLLASFCWIFGFIQYIPFIWFTSRISCFSTNIIDHFCCELVPLMEIACSDVTILKTLANTQGLMLYFVIPFLLILTSYIFIIRSIIQISSSIGRRKAFYTCSSHLTVTMLLYTTFIFQYHIPSNSLGSKKMFSLFNMAIVPMLNPFIYSLKNKDVKIAVKRRIRKCKADFCRTIVSSLITMKKKI, encoded by the coding sequence ATGAAGCCAAACCAAACAGTGACATATTTCATAATAAAAGGAATATCTGATGTTCCTGAGCTCCAGGCTCCGATATTTGTTCTGGTTCTAATTATTTTTGTCACTTCTCTTGTCGGAAATCTGAGTCTTTTTCTCCTGGTCTGCCTGGACTCTCATCTTCACACCCCCATGTATTTCTTCCTTGCTAATTTATCTATAGTGGACATGACGTCTTCCTCCGTCAACCTTCATAAGATCCTTCTAACGTTCATCACTGGAGATAACACGGTGTCCTACTTAGCCTGTATGGTGCAGTTCTACATATTTGCATCCTTGACAGCACATGAAGCTTTCATATTGATAGCCATGAGCTATGATCGATATGTAGCTATTTGTCGGCCTTTGAACTATAAAGTTTTCATGAATTTTAAGATTTGTCTTCTGTTGGCCTCATTTTGTTGGATATTTGGTTTTATACAATACATTCCCTTTATATGGTTCACATCCAGGATCTCTTGTTTTTCTACAAATATCATTGACCATTTCTGCTGTGAACTTGTCCCTCTTATGGAAATCGCCTGCAGTGACGTCACAATATTGAAAACACTGGCAAACACACAAGGACTAATGTTATATTTTGTCATTCCTTTTCTTCTCATTTTAACATCTTATATCTTTATAATTCGGTCCATAATTCAGATTAGTTCCAGTATTGGTAGAAGAAAAGCCTTCTACACATGTTCCTCACACCTTACAGTGACTATGTTGCTTTACACAACGTTCATCTTTCAGTATCATATACCAAGCAATAGTTTAGGCTccaagaaaatgttttctttgtttAACATGGCTATTGTCCCTATGCTCAACCCATTCATTTACAGCCTTAAGAATAAAGATGTCAAAATAGCTGTGAAAAGGAGGATTAGGAAGTGTAAAGCTGATTTCTGCCGCACAATTGTGAGCAGTCTAATCACAATGAAGAAAAAAATCTAA